In the genome of Streptomyces sp. NBC_00433, the window CAGTTCAGGGGCGCGTGCGTGGTGGACCTGCGCGGCGCGGGCGGCGCGGCCCCGCTGCCGGTACGCGACGCGCTGCTGCACCTGCTGAACAGGCTCGGGGCGCCCCGCGACCAGCTCCTCTTCAGGGAGCGGCAGGACCGCCAGGACCAGGGGCAGCACCTGCGCCGGCTCAGCGACCAGTACCAGCAGCACCTGGCCGGTGTGCCGGTGGTGATCGTGCTGGACGACGCCACCGACCCGGAGCAGGTGCGGGCGCTGGTGCCCGAGCGCTCGGAGAGCCTGGTGCTGGTCACCGCCCGCGAACCGCTGGCGCTGGAGCTGCCGGGCGCCCGGGTGCGCCACCTGGAAGTGGCCCCGCTGTCGCCGGCCGACGCGCAGGGGCTGCTCGGCCACCTGGCGCAGACCGCGGGCCTGCCGGGGCCCGACCCGGCGCAGACCGCGCGGCTGCGCGACCTGTGCGCGGGCCTGCCGCTGGCGCTGCGGATCGCGGGATCGGCGCTGGCCGACCACCACGGCCCGGCGCAACTGGCCGAGGACATCGAGGTCTTCGGGCCCCGCGACCCGGTCGACCGGGTCCTGGCGCTGCGCTACCACGACCAGCCCGAGCCCAACCGCCGGCTGCTGCGCCGCCTGGCGCTGGCCGGCCGGGCGAGCTTCGGCGCCGCCGCGGCGGCCGCGCTGCTGGCCACCGACGACCGGGAGGCCGCCCGCCGGCTGGCGGAGCTGGCCGCGGCCGGGCTGGTGGAGAACGTCCGCGGCAACCGCTACCGGCCGCACGACCTCGTCCGGGCCTTCGCCGCCGAGCGGCTTCTCGACGAGGAGGACCCGGTCGAGCGGGCCGCGGCCCACGAGCGGCTGATCCGCTCCTACGCCGACCTGGCCAACACGGTGGTGCGGCTGGTCGAGGGCAAGACCTCGACCCGGGCGGGGCGCTTCGGGCAGCACGGATTCGCGTCCCTGGAGACGGCCTTGCGCTGGCTGGACGAGGAGTCCAGCTTCATCACGGCCGCGCTGCGCGAGACGGAGGGCGTCGACCGGGCCGCGGTCCAGGCGCTGCTGGGCGCGCTGTGCGACTACTGCCTGCTGCGCGGCGACCTCTACCGGCTGGGCGAGATCAGCGAGATGGCGCAGGCCCAGCAGGCACGGCAGCCCAAGTCCGGCCCGGACGAGGACCGTTCCGTGCTGGTGCGCTCGGTGCAGTGGCGTACCGGCATCGCGGCACGGCAGTTGGGCGAGCTGGACAAGTCCAAGTCCACGCTGAGCACGGTGGTGGACCTCTACTTCGAGGCGCAGCACCCGGCGGGCGCGGCCCGCGCGCTGGACAGCCTCGGCATCACCCTGCACCACCAGGGCAACCTGCGGGAGGCCGAGGTCAAGCTGCGCGAGGGCCTGGCGATCCAGGCGGCGCCCGAGCTGGAGGAGGACCGCGCCTGGACGATGCACGCGCTGGCGGCGGTGCTGCGCGACATGGGCCAGCTCGGCAGCGCGCTTGAGCTGCTCCAGCAGTCGCTGGCCCTGCACCGGGCCAACGAGAGCGTGCAGGGCGAGGCGTGGGCGCACCTCCAGCTGGGCCAGGTGTATCTGCTGCTCGGCCGGATCGACCAGGGCGAGGCGGAGCTGCGGGCGGCCGGCCAGTCCTACGCCCTGGCCCGCGACCCCCGCGGCACCGCCTGGACGATGACCCAGCTGGCCAGGACCCGGCTGCTGCGCGGCGAGCCCCGCGACGCGGCCCGCGACCTGGACGAGGCGGTCCAGCGGCACCGGGCCAGCGAGGACGCCCGCGGCGAGGCGTGGACGCTCTACTACCTGGGGCAGGCGCTGGAGGAGTGCGGCGACACCGACGCGGCGCTGCGCACCCTGGAGCGGTCCCGCACGATGTTCTCCCGCATGCGGGACGTCTACGGCCTGGCCTGCGCCCGGCACCACTCGGCGCGGGTCACCCGCGACCAGCGCGCCGCCAGCACCGGGAATCTGCGCAACAGCGGCTTCGCCCGGCAGCTGCTCCAGGACGCCAGGCAGGACTTCCGCCGGATCGGCGTGGAGCACGGCGAGGCGTGGTCGTGCGTGGAGCTGGCGGTGATCGACGCGGGCAACGAGCGCCTGGTGGAGGCGCTCACCCTGCTGGACGAGGCCCACCAGCTCTTCACCGGCCTCGGCGACCGGCGCGGCCAGGACTGGGCGTCCTTCCTGCGCGCCACGCTGCTCCCGCTGGTCGCCGAGGACCGGGGCCCCGGGGAGGCCCTGGCGACCCTCCGCGACCTCGCCGCCGGCGACACCTACCCGGGCCGCGACCCGGACCTCGCCGAATACGCGGCCGCCTACGCCGTACTCCTCGAACGGGGGTCCGCTGCCGCGGGCACGTCATGGGAGGCCTGGCGCCTCGGCATGACCCCCGGCCGCGCGGCCCGCATGATCCTGGCCCTCCCGGCGTAGGAGGGCGCCCATGCCCGGGGCGCCCGGCAGGGGCGCGGGGAACCGCGCGCTCGACCCACCACCGGCCGGTGGTCCGTATCGAACCGGACAGCCCCTTTCGGCCGGTGACGACGTGCATCTCGTCGACGGCTGGTCGCGCGGTTCCCCGCGCCCCTGGGGCGTGCCCTCTGCCAAGAGGAAGCCCCTGGGAGCGGGGTTCAGTGCCGGGGCGCCTCGGCCTTGGAGGGGCGCGGAACGACCGGCGGCTCCGGCTGCTCCTCGAAATCGATCTTCTTCATCTGCTTGCCCATGTTCTTCATGAGCATCCACAGCCCGAAGGCTATGGCAGCGAAGATCACGAATCCGAGAAGCCCCGGCGTCACCTTGTTGTTGTCCACCTCGGCGAGCGAGACCAGCGGGCCGCCGAGGGCGTGGGTTGCTGTCACGCCGCCCATTGTCCCTCAGGCCTCGCGGACGCCCGCAAAGAGGTCGTCCTCGGGGAGGGAGACGTCCACCCGGGTCTTGGCCAGCTCGTAGTCCTCGGTCGGCCAGACCTCGCGCTGGAGGTCCATCGGGACCCGGAACCAGCCGCCGTCCGGGTCGATCTGGGTGGCGTGCGCGAGCAGCGCCTTGTCGCGGATCTCGAAGAAGTCCGCGCACGGCACGTGCGTGGAGATGTTGCGCTCGGGGCGGGCGAAGTCGTCCCAGCGCTTGAGCCACTCCTTGTAGGGGGACTCCATACCGCGCGCTTCCAGCGCCTCGTGCAGGGCGAGGGTGCGGGCCTTGTTGAAGCCCTGGTTGTAGTAGAGCTTGAGCGGCGTCCAGGGCTCGCCGGCCTCCGGGTAGCGCTCCGGGTCACCCGCGGCCTCGAAGGCCACCATGCTGATCTTGTGGGTCATGATGTGGTCGGGGTGCGGGTAGCCGCCGTTCTCGTCGTAGGTGGTGATCACCTGCGGCTTGAACTCGCGGATCAGCTTCACCAGGGCGCCGGCGGCCTCGTCGACGTCCTGCAGTCCGAAGCAGCCCTCGGGCAGCGGGGGCAGCGGGTCGCCCTCGGGCAGCCCGGAGTCCACGAAGCCGAGCCAGGCCTGCTTGACGCCCAGGATCTCCCGGGCGAGGTCCATCTCCCTGGCCCTCACCTCGTGGATGTTCTCCTCGATGTAGGAGTCGCCCTGGAGTTTGGGGTTGAGCACCGAGCCGCGCTCGCCGCCGGTGCAGGTGGCCACCAGTACGTCCACCCCTTCTGACACGTACTTGGCCATGGTGGCGGCACCCTTGCTCGACTCGTCGTCGGGGTGAGCGTGTACGGCCATCAGTCGAAGCTGCTCAGTCAAGGCTGGTGTCCTCAAAGTCCCGTTGGTTGCTGCTGGTCCTGGTGCCCCCTCGGTGGGCGCAGGGTCACCGCCTTCTATAGTGACCGAGCGAGGGGACGAATAATTCCGCGGTCAGTGAACGGGAGAAACGATCATGGCGGCTGTCCAGGCCGGTCCGCACAGCTCCCCGCCCGCAGGCCGCTACGGCCCCGGCGCGGACGCCCGCGCCAACCGCAGGGTGAAAATCGCCGCCGCCGTGGCAGCGGTGCTGGTCACGGCCGGTATCGGCTGGTACGGCTACGACTCGATGAGCGGTGACAGGATCAGCGGCCAGGTCGTGGCCTTCCAGGCGGTCTCGGACCAGGCGCTGCAGATCCACCTGGAGGTCCACAAGGGCGCGGGCACCGTCGCGGTGTGCACGGTGCGCTCGGTGGGCGAGGACCACGCCGAGGTGGGACGCAAGGACGTACGCCTCGCGCAGCACGCCAAGCAGGTCGACACGGTCGTCACGGTACGCACCACGGCCCGCGGCCAGACCGGCGAGCTGGTGGGCTGCAGCACCGCTCCCCGCGACTGACACGCCCGGCGTCCCGCGCGTCCCGCCGCCGCCGCAAGGCGCTGTACATTACCCGCTCACGTCACCCGCCGGTAATTGTTAGGCTCGTGGTTTCGTCCCGGCTACCGGTGGCAATGCAATTCTTCACGACAGTACCGACGAGGAGCACCTGTGACCCAGACCAGCGACAACGTCACCTGGCTCACCCAGGCGGCGTACGACCAGCTCAAGGCCGAGCTGGAGCATCTGTCTGGTCCGGCGCGCGCCGAGATCGTCGCAAAGATCGAGGAAGCCCGCCAGGAAGGCGATCTCAAGGAGAACGCCGGCTATCACGCGGCGCGTGAGGACCAGGGAAAGCTGGAGCTGCGGATCAGGCAGCTCAACCAGATCCTGGAGTCCGCCAAGGTCGGCGAGGCTCCGGCGGACGACGGCGTGGTGGCGCCCGGCATGGTCGTCACGATCGCCTTCGACGGCGACCCCGATGACACCATGACCTTCCTGCTCGGCTCCCGCGAGGGTATTTCCAGCGACCTGGAGACGTATTCGCCGCAGTCCCCGCTGGGCCGCGGGGTGGCGGGCAAGCGGACCGGCGACGACGCCACCTACGAGCTGCCGAACGGCAAGAGCGCCTCGGTGAAGATCCTCGACGTCAAGCCCTACCAGGGCTGACACAGCGCGGAAAGCGTGCGAGCCCCCGGCGGACTACCGCCGGGGGCTCGCTGTCGTAACGGGTGGGGCCTTGCGCCTTACGCGGTCGCCGAGCGGTACTTGCGGACCGCCCAGGTGCGGAAGGCCGCGATGATCAGCACCGACCAGGCCAGGGACGCCCACACCGGGTGCTCCATCGGCCAGGCGCTGGAGTGGACCACGCCCGGGTTGCCGAACAGCACGCGGGCGGCCTGGACGGTGGCGCTGAAGGGATTCCACTCGGCCACGTGCCGCAGCCAGGCCGGCATGAATTCCGGCGACACGAAGGCGTTGGACACGAAGGTCACCGGGAAGAGCCAGATCAGGCCGCCGGAGGTGGCCGCCTCGGGGGACCGCACCGACAGGCCGATCAGCGCGCCGATCCAGGAGAAGGCGTAGCCCAGCAGGAGAAGCAGCGCGAAGGCGCCGAACATCTTCGGGATCCCGTTGTGGATCCGCCAGCCGACCAGCAGGCCGACGCAGGCCAGGACGACGATCGTCAGCGCGGTCTGCACCGAGTCGGCCAGCGTGCGGCCGGTGAGCACCGCGCCGCGGGACATCGGCAGCGAGCGGAAGCGGTCGATCAGGCCCTTGCTCATGTCGTCGGCGATGCCGGCGCCCGCGCCGGCGGTGGCGAAGGTCACCGTCTGCGCGAAGATGCCGGCCATCAGGAACTCGCGGTAGCTGCCGGCGTCGAAGGTGCCGCCGACGTTGACGGACCCGCCGAAGACGTAGCTGAAGAGCACCACGAACATGATCGGCTGGATGAGGCCGAAGATCACGACCTCGGGGATGCGCATCATCCGGCGCAGGTTGCGCTTGGCGACGACCAGCGAGTCGTGGGCGGACTGGACCACGCCGCCCCGGGCGTGCGGCGCCAGGGTGAGCTGGCGCGAGGTGGTGTCGGTCGCGGCACTCACTTGACGGCCTCCTTGGCGTCCTTGGCGTCGTCCTTGGCGTCCTGGGCGTCCTGGGCGTCCTGGGCGTCCGCGTCGCCGGCGCCGGCGGCCTCGTCGTCGCCGCTGTCCGGGGTCTCGGCCGCGTGGCCGGTGAGGGAGATGAAGACGTCGTCCAGGGTGGGGCGGCGCAGGCCGATGTCGTCGATCTCGATGCCCTCGGCGTCGAGGTCGCGGATGACCTCGGCGAGCAGCTTGGCGCCGCCGGTGACCGGGACGGTGATCTGGCGGGTGTGCTGCTCGATCTTGACGTCGCCCTTGCCGTGCGCGGCCATCGCGCGGGCCGCGTCCTCGATCCTGGACCGCTCGTGCACCACGACCTCGACGCGCTCACCGCCGATCTGCGCCTTGAGCTGGTCGGAGGTGCCCTGGGCGATGACCTGGCCGTGGTCGACGACGCAGATGTCGTGGGCGAGGTGGTCGGCCTCGTCCAGATACTGGGTGGTGAGCAGCAGGGTGGTGCCGCCCGCGACCAGCTCCTGGATGACCTCCCACAGCTGCTGCCGGTTGCGCGGGTCGAGCCCGGTGGTGGGCTCGTCCATGAACATCACCGGCGGGCTGACGACCAGGGCCGCCGCGAGGTCGAGCCGGCGGCGCATGCCGCCGGAGTAGGTCTTGGAGATCCGGTTGGCGGCGTCGGTGAGGTTGAACCGCTCCAGCAGCTCGTCGGCACGCCGGCGGGCGGCCTTGGGGCTGAGCTGGTACAGCTCGCCGACCATCTGGATGTTCTCCCGGCCGGTGAGGAATTCGTCCACGGCCGCGAACTGGCCGGAGAGTCCGATGTGCCTGCGGACCTCGTTGGGGTGCTTGAGCACGTCGATGCCCGCGACGGTGGCCCTGCCGCTGTCCGGCTGGAGAAGGGTGGTCAGGACACGGACGGCGGTGGTCTTCCCCGCCCCGTTGGGCCCGAGCAAACCGAGGACCGTGCCCTCCGGCACGTCAAGGTCCACTCCCCCCAGTGCCCTGACATCGCCGAAGGTCTTGACCAGACCTTCGGCATAGATGGCGCCCGGCATTTTTTCGCTCCCGTCGGTTGCTTGCGCTGTCTGCTGTACGGCTGTACGACCGGTCGCACGGCCGAAACTCATCGGCCCGATGATCGCCGGACGCCGCGGCTTTGACGAACGCATTACCGGGCACCCTCGCGATATAGCGAGAATGCCAGACGCGATATATCGCGTCAACCGGGTTCAGGCGATCACCACGTAGCCGGCGTCCTCCAGCGCCGCGCCGACCGCGGCGCAGTGCTCGGGACCCTTGGTCTCCAGGTGCAGTTCGACCTCCGCCTCGGTGAGTTCGAGCCGGGGATCGGTCCGCACATGGCTGACGTCGAGGACGTTAGCGTCCACCACTGACAACACCGCGAGCAGCGTCGCCAGCGCCCCCGGACGGTCGGTCAGCCGCAGCCGCAGCGACAGGTAGCGGCCCGCCGCCGACATGCCGTGCCGCAGGATGCGCTGCATCAGCAGCGGGTCCACATTGCCGCCGGACAGCACCGCCACGACCGGCCCCTCGTAGGCGTCCGGCGCCGCGAGCAGCGCCGCCACCGGACTGGCCCCGGCCGGCTCCACCACCAGCTTCGCCCGCTCCAGGCACAGCAGCAGCGCCGAGGACAGCTGGTCCTCCGAGACCGTCACGACGTCGTCCAGCAGGTCCTTGATCACCCCGAAGGGCACGTCGCCGGGGCGGCCGACCATGATGCCGTCCGCCATGGTCGCCACCGAGCCCAGCGCCACCGGCCGCCCGACCGCGAGCGAGGGCGGATACGCGGCCGCCCCGGCCGCCTGCACCCCCACCACCCGCACGTCCGGCCGCAGCTCCTTGACCGCGACCGCGATACCCGCCGCGAGCCCGCCGCCGCCGATGCCGACCAGGATGGTGCGCACCTCGGGGCACTGCTCCAGGATCTCCAGGCCCACCGTGCCCTGCCCGGCGATGATGTCCGGGTGGTCGAAGGGGTGGATGAAGACCGCGCCGGTCTTCTCGGCGTAGGCGATGGCCGCCCGCAGCGTCTCGTCCACGACCGCGCCGTGCAGCCGGACCTCGGCGCCGTAGTCCCTGGTCGCGGCGACCTTCGGCAGCGGCGCGCCGACCGGCATGAAGACCGTCGAGCGCACCCCGAGCAGCGAGGCGGCGAGCGCCACGCCCTGCGCGTGGTTGCCCGCGCTGGCGGCCACCACGCCGGCCGCGCGCTCCTCGGGGCTGAGCCCGGCGATCCGCACGTAGGCGCCGCGGATCTTGAAGGAACCGGTGCGCTGGAGGTTCTCGCATTTGAGGTGCACAGGTGCCCCGACCAGCGACGACAGGTGCCTGCTGGTCTCCATCGCGGTCATCCGGGCCACCCCGGAGAGCATTTTGTGGGCGCCGCGCACGTCATCGAGGGTGATCGGGTGGGGCGCGGAAGGTGCCGGTCTGTCCATAGGACCAGTCTCGCAGTCCCCCGCGCGTGCCACGCCCGGGGCACGGGTGCGCCGCCGTCCCTCACGACCGGGCGAGGACCCGGTTGCGGTTTGTGCGTGCAGGGCCACCGGGGCATCCGGTCCGCGTACTCTTCTCCCAACTTCCCGCCGTCCGATCGCCCTTCACAGGACCGACAGAACGCGAGCTTCAAGGTCATGTCCAAACCGACGGAGACCTCGTCAGAACTCCTCGAGCGCCTCCAGCACCAGGTGGCCCTTTTCGCCCGCCGCGCGGAACAGACCCGGCTCGGCGGTGTGGGCAGAGCCCGCAACTCGATGGACCGCGCCGCATATCTGCTGCTCAACCGGCTCGACCGGGAGGGCCCGATGGGCGTCAAGGCGCTCGCGGAGGCCATGGGCATCGACTCCTCGACAGTGACCAGACAGGTCGCGCCGCTGGTCGACACCGGCCTGGTCAAGCGCACCTCGCACCCCGACGACGGCAGAGCCGTGGTGCTGGCGGTCTCGCCGCGCGGCCGCGGCCGGCTCGACGAGGTGCGCGACTCGCGCCGCCGGCTCATGGCCGAGGTCACCGACGGCTGGACGACCGGGGAGCGCGAGGTCTTCACCGACCTCCTCGTCCGCTTCAACGCCGCGCTCGCCGACTGGCACGCGGGCCTCGGCCGCGGCGACGACGACGCTCCGGGAGCGGCGGAAGGTGCGCCGCGTTCCGATGGTGCGTACGAGTCGCAGGGGGACGCGCAAGGGGCTTGACCGCGAATACCCGCTTGCCGTCCCATGGCCGCGTGGGCAAGCGCCGGGCGGCAGCGGAGATCCGACGGGACGCCGAATTCGCGGCGTTCACCGCCGGGGCGGCGGGCCGCCTGCTGCACACCGCCACGCTGCTCACCGGCGACCGGGAGCAGGCCGAGCGGCTGCTGGCCGCGACGCTGGCGCGTACGTACGCCGACTGGCTGCGGATGCGCGCCGAGGACCCGTACGACCAGGCGCGGGCGGAGCTGGTACGCCGCTTCGCCGGCCGGCCGTGGTGGCGGCGCCCGCGCGGCGGGGTGCTCGCGCGGCTCACCCCGCAGGAGCGGCTCGTCGTCACGATGCGCTATTTCGAGGGCGTCGCGGAGGAGCAGACGGCGGCGCAGCTCGGGCTGGCCACCGACCGGGTCAGGGCGATCTGCGCCAGGGCCACGGCGACCCTGCGCAGCCGCCGCTACGACCCGGCGGGACCCGCCCCGGCCGGCGACGGCACGGACGGCCCACCGCCCTCGGCACGACCGCGGCAACCGCCGCGGACGGTCGCCGAGGCCCGCGACCGCGCGGACCTGGCCGCCCGCCGGGCAGCCGGGCAGGTGGCGCCGTGAGGGCGCCGAACCGGCGGGACGACGAGGTGCGGCGGCTGCTCGACACCCCCCACCCGGTGGTGCCCGCCGGCCTGGTGGCCGGGGCGGCCGCGCGGGGGCGGCGTACGGTACGCCGCCGCCGCGCCGGGCTGCACATGCTGTGGGTGCTGCTGCTGGCCGCCCTGGTGGCCGGCGTCGTCCTCGCGGTGCTCGCCCGGCCCCACCACGAAGCCCCGCCCGACGAAACCGGCGGCACCTGGTGGGCGCCGGTGAGCCTGGGCCGGCTCGGGCAGACCCTCGGGGCGCCGCCTCCGCCGTGGGGTGTGTAGGGCCGCGGTCTCAGCCCAGCGCCTGCGTCAGGTCGGCCAGCAGGTCGTCCACCGCTTCGATGCCGACCGACAGGCGGACCAGGTCGGCCGGCACCTCAAGGGCGGAGCCGGCCACCGAGGCGTGCGTCATCCGGCCCGGGTGCTCGATCAGCGACTCGACGCCGCCCAGCGACTCGCCGAGGGTGAAGAGCTCCGCCCGGTCGCACACCGCGACCGCCGCGTCCTCGCCGCCGTCGACCCGGAAGGACACCATCCCGCCGAAGGCCCGCATCTGCTTGGCGGCGACCTCGTGGCCGGGGTGCTCGGGCAGCCCCGGGTAGTAGACCTGGCGCACCCTGGGGTGCGCGGCCAGCAGTTCCGCGACCCGGGTGGCGTTCGCGCTGTGCCGGTCCATGCGCACGGCGAGGGTCTTGATGCCGCGCATCACCAGCCACGCGTCGAAGGGCCCGGCGACCGCGCCCATCGCGTTCTGGTGGTAGGCCAGCTCCTCGCCGAGCGCGGTGTCCGAGGTCACCAGGGCGCCGCCGACGACGTCGGAGTGGCCGCCCATGTACTTGGTCGTGGAGTGCACCACGATGTCGGCGCCCAGCGCGAGCGGCTGCTGGAGGTAGGGGCTGGCGAAGGTGTTGTCGACCACCAGCCGCACCCCCGCCTGCCGGGCCACCCCGGCGAGCGCGGCGATGTCGGTGATGCCCAGCAGCGGGTTGGACGGCGTCTCGACCCAGATCAGCTTCGTCTCGGGCCTGACCGCGTCCCGTACCGCCTGCACGTCGGAGGTGTCGGCCACCGACCAGGCCACGCCCCAGCGCTCGACGACCTTCGCGAACAGCCGGAAGGTGCCGCCGTAGGCGTCGTTCGGGATCACCACGTGGTCGCCGGGTGCCAGGACCGTACGCAGCAGGCAGTCCTCGGCCGCCAGGCCGGACGCGAAGGCCAGGCCGCGGCTGCCGCCCTCCAGCGCCGCCAGGTTCTGTTCGAGTGCGGTCCTCGTCGGGTTCGCGGACCTGCTGTACTCGTAGCCGCCGCGCAGGCCGCCGACGCCGTCCTGCTTGTACGTCGACACCTGGTAGATCGGTGTGACGACGGCGCCGGTGCTCGCGTCGGCCGGCTGCCCCGCGTGGATGGCCAGGGTCTCGAAGTGCTGATCGCTCATGGAGCCGAGCGTAGTGCCCCGCGGCGTCCGGCCAGTGGCGGTAATGCACCGGCGCGGCCCCGGCTCTGGTAGTCATGTGCGGTGGCGGGTAGGGCGACTGACCGGGGGTGGGCTGGGTGCACGGGGGCAGGGCGGCGGCGATCGACGACGTGGTCTGGGCGCGATCGGGGCCCGAGGCGCGGGTGAGGGCCGCGCTGGGGCTGCTGGACGACCGCAGGGACGCGACGGGCGCGCGGCCGCTCGGTCTCGGGGTGCGGGAGATCATGGAGATCGAACGCGACCAGCCGGGACCGGTCGGGGCCGCCTACCGCTGCTTCCTGGCGGTGACCGGTGGC includes:
- the mca gene encoding mycothiol conjugate amidase Mca; protein product: MTEQLRLMAVHAHPDDESSKGAATMAKYVSEGVDVLVATCTGGERGSVLNPKLQGDSYIEENIHEVRAREMDLAREILGVKQAWLGFVDSGLPEGDPLPPLPEGCFGLQDVDEAAGALVKLIREFKPQVITTYDENGGYPHPDHIMTHKISMVAFEAAGDPERYPEAGEPWTPLKLYYNQGFNKARTLALHEALEARGMESPYKEWLKRWDDFARPERNISTHVPCADFFEIRDKALLAHATQIDPDGGWFRVPMDLQREVWPTEDYELAKTRVDVSLPEDDLFAGVREA
- a CDS encoding DUF4307 domain-containing protein, coding for MAAVQAGPHSSPPAGRYGPGADARANRRVKIAAAVAAVLVTAGIGWYGYDSMSGDRISGQVVAFQAVSDQALQIHLEVHKGAGTVAVCTVRSVGEDHAEVGRKDVRLAQHAKQVDTVVTVRTTARGQTGELVGCSTAPRD
- the ilvA gene encoding threonine ammonia-lyase — protein: MDRPAPSAPHPITLDDVRGAHKMLSGVARMTAMETSRHLSSLVGAPVHLKCENLQRTGSFKIRGAYVRIAGLSPEERAAGVVAASAGNHAQGVALAASLLGVRSTVFMPVGAPLPKVAATRDYGAEVRLHGAVVDETLRAAIAYAEKTGAVFIHPFDHPDIIAGQGTVGLEILEQCPEVRTILVGIGGGGLAAGIAVAVKELRPDVRVVGVQAAGAAAYPPSLAVGRPVALGSVATMADGIMVGRPGDVPFGVIKDLLDDVVTVSEDQLSSALLLCLERAKLVVEPAGASPVAALLAAPDAYEGPVVAVLSGGNVDPLLMQRILRHGMSAAGRYLSLRLRLTDRPGALATLLAVLSVVDANVLDVSHVRTDPRLELTEAEVELHLETKGPEHCAAVGAALEDAGYVVIA
- a CDS encoding ABC transporter permease, which produces MSAATDTTSRQLTLAPHARGGVVQSAHDSLVVAKRNLRRMMRIPEVVIFGLIQPIMFVVLFSYVFGGSVNVGGTFDAGSYREFLMAGIFAQTVTFATAGAGAGIADDMSKGLIDRFRSLPMSRGAVLTGRTLADSVQTALTIVVLACVGLLVGWRIHNGIPKMFGAFALLLLLGYAFSWIGALIGLSVRSPEAATSGGLIWLFPVTFVSNAFVSPEFMPAWLRHVAEWNPFSATVQAARVLFGNPGVVHSSAWPMEHPVWASLAWSVLIIAAFRTWAVRKYRSATA
- a CDS encoding tetratricopeptide repeat protein; this encodes MPESRIALREADRAAADRLLARLVAEQRPAGGGDALLRLARERFAEINEAAAVEYAAYQRALEAREAPRPAPGGPPLGRGAGAASSTAGGLVAGVAAAVAFGVDLGQGLSPGASLVTGAAVGAAGVATLGAAAARGRAARRSAAPERGAPGGAEQLRLLWLAALERRGVRPFLDAAAKPQAAEASRVKLARSASEVPRQRRTGGDRSAAARTRALLEQSFGQLPAADGLFTGRAAEMTQISQAVHQARAAVAVQPTVIVLHGPPGSGRTTLAVRAARELKDQFRGACVVDLRGAGGAAPLPVRDALLHLLNRLGAPRDQLLFRERQDRQDQGQHLRRLSDQYQQHLAGVPVVIVLDDATDPEQVRALVPERSESLVLVTAREPLALELPGARVRHLEVAPLSPADAQGLLGHLAQTAGLPGPDPAQTARLRDLCAGLPLALRIAGSALADHHGPAQLAEDIEVFGPRDPVDRVLALRYHDQPEPNRRLLRRLALAGRASFGAAAAAALLATDDREAARRLAELAAAGLVENVRGNRYRPHDLVRAFAAERLLDEEDPVERAAAHERLIRSYADLANTVVRLVEGKTSTRAGRFGQHGFASLETALRWLDEESSFITAALRETEGVDRAAVQALLGALCDYCLLRGDLYRLGEISEMAQAQQARQPKSGPDEDRSVLVRSVQWRTGIAARQLGELDKSKSTLSTVVDLYFEAQHPAGAARALDSLGITLHHQGNLREAEVKLREGLAIQAAPELEEDRAWTMHALAAVLRDMGQLGSALELLQQSLALHRANESVQGEAWAHLQLGQVYLLLGRIDQGEAELRAAGQSYALARDPRGTAWTMTQLARTRLLRGEPRDAARDLDEAVQRHRASEDARGEAWTLYYLGQALEECGDTDAALRTLERSRTMFSRMRDVYGLACARHHSARVTRDQRAASTGNLRNSGFARQLLQDARQDFRRIGVEHGEAWSCVELAVIDAGNERLVEALTLLDEAHQLFTGLGDRRGQDWASFLRATLLPLVAEDRGPGEALATLRDLAAGDTYPGRDPDLAEYAAAYAVLLERGSAAAGTSWEAWRLGMTPGRAARMILALPA
- a CDS encoding ATP-binding cassette domain-containing protein → MPGAIYAEGLVKTFGDVRALGGVDLDVPEGTVLGLLGPNGAGKTTAVRVLTTLLQPDSGRATVAGIDVLKHPNEVRRHIGLSGQFAAVDEFLTGRENIQMVGELYQLSPKAARRRADELLERFNLTDAANRISKTYSGGMRRRLDLAAALVVSPPVMFMDEPTTGLDPRNRQQLWEVIQELVAGGTTLLLTTQYLDEADHLAHDICVVDHGQVIAQGTSDQLKAQIGGERVEVVVHERSRIEDAARAMAAHGKGDVKIEQHTRQITVPVTGGAKLLAEVIRDLDAEGIEIDDIGLRRPTLDDVFISLTGHAAETPDSGDDEAAGAGDADAQDAQDAQDAKDDAKDAKEAVK
- the greA gene encoding transcription elongation factor GreA; amino-acid sequence: MTQTSDNVTWLTQAAYDQLKAELEHLSGPARAEIVAKIEEARQEGDLKENAGYHAAREDQGKLELRIRQLNQILESAKVGEAPADDGVVAPGMVVTIAFDGDPDDTMTFLLGSREGISSDLETYSPQSPLGRGVAGKRTGDDATYELPNGKSASVKILDVKPYQG
- a CDS encoding MarR family transcriptional regulator — protein: MSKPTETSSELLERLQHQVALFARRAEQTRLGGVGRARNSMDRAAYLLLNRLDREGPMGVKALAEAMGIDSSTVTRQVAPLVDTGLVKRTSHPDDGRAVVLAVSPRGRGRLDEVRDSRRRLMAEVTDGWTTGEREVFTDLLVRFNAALADWHAGLGRGDDDAPGAAEGAPRSDGAYESQGDAQGA
- a CDS encoding RNA polymerase, translated to MGKRRAAAEIRRDAEFAAFTAGAAGRLLHTATLLTGDREQAERLLAATLARTYADWLRMRAEDPYDQARAELVRRFAGRPWWRRPRGGVLARLTPQERLVVTMRYFEGVAEEQTAAQLGLATDRVRAICARATATLRSRRYDPAGPAPAGDGTDGPPPSARPRQPPRTVAEARDRADLAARRAAGQVAP
- a CDS encoding cystathionine gamma-synthase, whose product is MSDQHFETLAIHAGQPADASTGAVVTPIYQVSTYKQDGVGGLRGGYEYSRSANPTRTALEQNLAALEGGSRGLAFASGLAAEDCLLRTVLAPGDHVVIPNDAYGGTFRLFAKVVERWGVAWSVADTSDVQAVRDAVRPETKLIWVETPSNPLLGITDIAALAGVARQAGVRLVVDNTFASPYLQQPLALGADIVVHSTTKYMGGHSDVVGGALVTSDTALGEELAYHQNAMGAVAGPFDAWLVMRGIKTLAVRMDRHSANATRVAELLAAHPRVRQVYYPGLPEHPGHEVAAKQMRAFGGMVSFRVDGGEDAAVAVCDRAELFTLGESLGGVESLIEHPGRMTHASVAGSALEVPADLVRLSVGIEAVDDLLADLTQALG